One stretch of Paenibacillus sp. AN1007 DNA includes these proteins:
- a CDS encoding HAMP domain-containing sensor histidine kinase codes for MKNVPKAIIILWMTVWMILGMPHGLVLAAPEEIQQPVTITGWEVKWGNAGDQGFISEVKGENEIWEKKGPDRITGSDKKSSVSLWTRLTIPRLHDGSSAIRFENIRGNHIVIYLEDRKVYENFHYNYDNNAVFLPLSAENSGNTLYVWAQNERGWVGIQGDVQVGPYSMLQEKYIHNGLIDVILGATFVFTSLIMLSCTFFLGQFHKGLWISLCVVMGSIGTMVITYSQFLYTFYQVYGDLYSVLFDLAMLLGMPALCYFFEQVIGPGVYGIFTKLRKIQWAYSIIAVISLFIYVVSGGQWDLLYSLLVQRVVGIVLVILLTILFVGTIAKALQRSREAILLASGFGVFSLISVLELLWYFQRSGTYHLLWWKWSMVAFVISLIAILGSRFAEKHNKVLEYSKELELFNNELQRSEKMEIISELAASVAHEVRNPLQVTRGFLQLMTEQEDNKNKGYVRIALEELDRASGIITDFLTFAKPEFDHIISLNIAHEFEHIEGILVPMANLEGGKITTDIPPSLHIRGNSSKFKQAFINIIKNSIEALQGQGQIDIWAYSQDGKVKVHVRDNGEGMSEEALSRLGEPYFSNKIKGTGLGMMVTFRIVEAMNGQISFTSTKGVGTEAVVSFPEFVK; via the coding sequence ATGAAAAATGTGCCCAAAGCGATCATCATCTTGTGGATGACGGTATGGATGATTCTGGGCATGCCGCATGGACTCGTGCTTGCCGCGCCAGAAGAGATTCAGCAGCCTGTAACCATTACAGGATGGGAAGTGAAATGGGGAAACGCTGGAGATCAGGGCTTCATAAGTGAGGTTAAGGGTGAGAACGAAATTTGGGAGAAGAAGGGTCCTGACCGAATAACAGGTAGTGATAAAAAGTCTTCCGTCTCCTTATGGACACGTCTGACGATACCTCGTTTGCATGATGGAAGTTCGGCCATTCGTTTTGAAAATATTAGAGGTAATCATATTGTAATTTATTTGGAAGACCGGAAGGTATACGAGAATTTTCATTATAATTACGACAATAACGCCGTCTTTTTACCGTTATCGGCTGAAAACTCTGGAAATACACTTTATGTATGGGCTCAAAATGAGAGAGGATGGGTAGGCATCCAAGGTGATGTTCAGGTCGGCCCCTATTCCATGCTGCAGGAGAAGTATATCCATAACGGTCTGATTGATGTCATTTTAGGTGCGACTTTTGTATTCACCTCGCTTATTATGCTGAGCTGCACATTTTTTCTGGGACAGTTTCATAAAGGATTATGGATATCCTTATGTGTTGTCATGGGTTCCATCGGCACGATGGTGATCACTTACTCGCAATTCTTGTATACCTTCTATCAAGTCTACGGTGACCTGTACTCTGTTCTCTTTGATCTGGCGATGCTGCTGGGGATGCCCGCTCTTTGTTATTTCTTTGAACAAGTTATTGGTCCTGGAGTATACGGTATATTTACCAAGTTAAGAAAAATTCAATGGGCTTATTCCATTATTGCTGTGATTTCCTTGTTTATATATGTAGTTTCGGGAGGGCAGTGGGATCTGCTGTACAGTCTGCTCGTGCAGCGGGTGGTTGGCATCGTGCTGGTGATTCTGCTGACCATTCTGTTCGTAGGTACGATTGCCAAAGCGCTGCAGCGCAGCCGTGAAGCTATTTTATTAGCCTCTGGTTTTGGTGTTTTTTCTTTGATCAGCGTACTCGAACTGCTGTGGTACTTTCAGCGCAGCGGGACATATCATCTGTTATGGTGGAAATGGTCCATGGTTGCATTTGTCATCTCTTTGATCGCAATTCTTGGAAGTCGTTTTGCCGAAAAGCATAATAAAGTGCTGGAATACTCCAAGGAACTGGAGCTGTTTAATAATGAACTGCAGCGATCCGAGAAAATGGAGATTATTAGCGAGCTTGCTGCTTCTGTTGCTCATGAGGTTCGTAATCCGCTGCAGGTTACGCGAGGATTTCTTCAGCTTATGACAGAGCAGGAGGATAACAAAAATAAAGGATATGTGCGGATTGCGCTGGAGGAACTGGACCGGGCATCTGGCATTATTACCGATTTTCTGACCTTTGCCAAACCGGAATTTGATCATATTATATCTCTGAATATTGCACATGAATTTGAGCATATTGAAGGTATTCTTGTACCCATGGCTAATCTTGAAGGTGGGAAAATTACAACGGATATTCCTCCAAGTCTTCATATTCGAGGCAATTCCTCAAAGTTCAAGCAGGCTTTTATCAATATCATCAAAAATAGCATTGAGGCATTGCAGGGACAAGGCCAGATCGATATCTGGGCTTATTCACAGGATGGTAAAGTCAAGGTGCATGTCAGAGACAACGGGGAAGGGATGAGTGAGGAAGCTTTATCCCGATTGGGAGAACCGTATTTCTCCAACAAAATTAAAGGCACCGGATTAGGCATGATGGTTACCTTCCGCATCGTAGAAGCGATGAATGGACAGATCAGTTTTACAAGTACAAAAGGGGTAGGAACAGAAGCTGTAGTATCTTTTCCCGAGTTCGTCAAATGA
- a CDS encoding MFS transporter — MNFSWKRNLIILWIGVFFCSTAYSISIPFLPLFLSSDLGVRNHLEFWSGLAFGITFLASALVSPFWGSLADKYGRKPMLIRSGYSLAVLYLINYFVQDPYSLIVVRLFQGLLAGFVPAAIALVGTNTPEEKTGYALGIMSTAGATGGIIGPLIGGFVSHYYGNRSAFLFSAIVVLVSALIATFWVREENFNRNKARSHVMDDIREARANRVFVTVLGMMGICTFSVMILEPLLTVYVMEMGVQPDRASLSSGIIFSAVGVATVIMAPRWGKLGSRIGFGKVLVIGLVGGAVGNLLQFFTTGYVAFGILRFVYGLFFAAVFPAINAMIVQVTAPAFRGRAFSLNQSAAQIGTMAGPIIGGVLGGWLPIRWIFIINGLALLATAVVVKWSRLEHKLPGAGKSAEKQPL, encoded by the coding sequence ATGAACTTCTCATGGAAGCGTAATCTGATTATTTTGTGGATCGGTGTCTTTTTTTGCAGCACGGCATATTCGATCTCTATTCCATTTCTGCCTTTATTTCTAAGCAGCGATTTGGGCGTTCGCAATCATCTGGAGTTCTGGTCAGGGCTGGCCTTTGGCATCACGTTTCTTGCAAGTGCGCTTGTGTCGCCTTTCTGGGGATCATTGGCTGATAAATACGGACGTAAACCAATGTTAATTCGTTCAGGGTACAGCCTTGCTGTCCTGTATCTGATTAATTATTTTGTACAGGACCCGTATTCACTCATTGTTGTTCGATTGTTTCAAGGGCTGCTTGCCGGATTTGTCCCAGCTGCAATTGCTCTCGTAGGCACAAACACACCTGAAGAGAAGACGGGGTACGCTTTAGGCATCATGTCAACTGCGGGTGCGACAGGCGGTATCATCGGTCCGTTAATCGGCGGATTTGTCAGCCATTATTATGGCAACCGGAGTGCATTTCTATTTTCGGCGATTGTGGTGCTGGTGTCTGCACTTATTGCGACATTCTGGGTCAGAGAAGAGAACTTCAATCGGAATAAGGCGCGCTCACATGTCATGGATGATATTCGTGAGGCCAGAGCGAACCGGGTATTTGTCACTGTACTGGGCATGATGGGGATCTGCACTTTCTCGGTCATGATTTTGGAGCCGTTATTAACGGTGTATGTCATGGAGATGGGTGTTCAGCCTGACCGGGCTTCGTTAAGCTCCGGCATTATTTTCTCGGCGGTAGGAGTAGCGACTGTTATTATGGCTCCCCGTTGGGGCAAGCTTGGATCGAGAATCGGGTTTGGGAAAGTATTGGTTATTGGACTTGTAGGCGGAGCTGTAGGTAACCTGCTGCAGTTTTTCACGACGGGTTATGTCGCTTTTGGCATTCTCAGGTTTGTATATGGCCTCTTTTTTGCGGCTGTATTCCCTGCAATCAATGCGATGATTGTGCAGGTGACTGCACCGGCATTTCGGGGACGGGCTTTTAGTTTGAACCAGTCGGCAGCCCAGATCGGGACGATGGCCGGACCGATTATCGGAGGTGTTCTTGGCGGCTGGCTTCCTATTCGCTGGATATTTATTATTAATGGTCTTGCACTTCTGGCTACCGCAGTTGTGGTGAAGTGGTCCAGACTTGAACACAAGCTTCCTGGAGCAGGCAAGTCTGCCGAGAAACAGCCGCTGTAG
- a CDS encoding peptidylprolyl isomerase, whose translation MSLRWKKTTAVSLLLMLLLIVMSGCGRPASNASSQTQVPAPPEGPNPVASIEMQDGQKIVIELYPEIAPNTVYNFISLANKGFYDGTIFHRVIPGFMIQGGDPEGRGTGGPGYAIKGEFTSNGHKNHLKHTRGVISMARGDNLDSAGSQFFIMLGDADHLDNAFASFGKVTEGMDVVDGIAAQQTGEANKPVTDQVMKKVTVDTHGLEYPEPVKITEDKK comes from the coding sequence ATGTCTTTACGGTGGAAAAAAACAACCGCAGTTTCGCTTCTTCTTATGCTGCTGCTGATCGTTATGAGCGGGTGTGGACGCCCTGCCAGCAATGCTTCTTCACAAACCCAGGTTCCAGCCCCGCCCGAGGGCCCGAATCCCGTGGCATCGATTGAGATGCAGGACGGACAGAAGATTGTCATTGAGCTTTACCCTGAGATTGCACCAAATACGGTATACAATTTCATATCACTGGCGAACAAAGGGTTCTATGATGGCACCATCTTTCACCGTGTTATTCCAGGCTTCATGATCCAAGGTGGCGATCCTGAAGGAAGAGGCACAGGCGGCCCAGGGTATGCGATTAAAGGGGAATTTACCTCTAACGGTCACAAAAATCATCTGAAACATACACGTGGGGTCATCTCGATGGCTCGCGGTGACAATTTGGATTCAGCTGGTTCCCAGTTCTTTATCATGTTAGGTGATGCGGATCATCTGGATAATGCTTTCGCCTCCTTTGGTAAAGTGACTGAAGGTATGGATGTTGTGGATGGTATTGCAGCACAGCAAACAGGCGAAGCAAATAAACCGGTTACCGATCAGGTTATGAAAAAAGTAACGGTTGATACGCACGGCCTTGAATATCCGGAACCGGTCAAGATTACAGAAGACAAGAAATAA
- a CDS encoding YqkE family protein, whose translation MAKSRRHTPAPKAQTQDKPATLKDLLSSDVLEKLKAQANEAKAAEAERKEQERLQAEEARKAEQKRKDNDFEYLLNNSSMDWKKHK comes from the coding sequence ATGGCAAAATCCAGAAGACACACCCCAGCGCCCAAAGCTCAGACACAGGACAAACCCGCTACGCTGAAGGATCTGCTCAGCAGCGATGTGCTGGAGAAGCTCAAAGCGCAGGCCAATGAAGCCAAAGCTGCCGAGGCGGAACGTAAAGAACAGGAACGTTTACAGGCAGAGGAAGCTCGTAAGGCGGAGCAGAAGCGTAAGGATAATGATTTTGAGTACTTGCTGAACAACAGCTCGATGGACTGGAAGAAACATAAGTAA